One region of Anser cygnoides isolate HZ-2024a breed goose chromosome 22, Taihu_goose_T2T_genome, whole genome shotgun sequence genomic DNA includes:
- the MPP3 gene encoding MAGUK p55 subfamily member 3 isoform X6 — protein MPVLSEDSGLHETLALLTSQLRPDSNHKEEMGFLKDVFSEKSLSYLMKIHEKLRHYERQSPTPVLHSAAGLVEDVIEELQTAPVNNEEKELLQLLSTPHLRAMLVVHDTVAQKNFDPVLPPLPDNFDDDFDEESVKIVRLVKNKEPLGATIRRDEHTGAVIVARIMRGGAADRSGLVHVGDELREVNGIAVLHKRPEEISQILAQSQGSITLKIIPAVKEEDRLKDSKVFMRALFCYNPKEDRAIPCQEAGLPFKRRHILEVVSQDDPTWWQAKRVGDTNLRAGLIPSKQFQERRLTYRRAIGTQQNPKIVKKPLYDQSSDKEDCDCEGYFNGHYIAGLRRSFRLSRKEKENNLNDTKQADQADAAEFLTYEEVTKYQQQPGDQRRLVVLIGCLGAKLNELKQKVVSENPQEYGVAVPHTTRSKKSHEKEGVEYNFVSKQSFETDVQQNKFVEHGEYKENLYGTSLEAIRSVMAKKKVCLVDVVPEAVKHLRTAEFKPYVIFVKPLVPEKKKNVLKSPVSEEISTPFDEEQQEIINSAAFIEERYGHLIDTILVKEDVQSACNQLKTVLEKLNKDSFWVPVNWVRS, from the exons ATGCCAGTGCTTTCAGAAGACTCAG GTTTACATGAAACTTTGGCTCTTTTGACATCTCAGCTAAGACCTGATTCAAATCATAAAGAGGAAATGGGATTCCTTAAGGATGTCTTCAGTGAAAAGAGTCTCAGCTACCTGATGAAG ATTCATGAAAAACTCCGTCATTATGAAAGGCAGAGTCCAACTCCTGTTTTACATAGTGCAGCGGGATTAGTTGAAGAT gtaatAGAAGAATTGCAGACTGCACCAGTGAATAACGAAGAAAAAGAGCTTCTTCAGCTGTTGTCAACACCACATCTcagg GCAATGCTTGTAGTACATGACACTGTAGCACAAAAGAACTTTGACCCAGTCCTTCCACCTCTTCCCGATAACTTTGACGATGATTTTGATGAAGAATCAGTGAAAATTGTTCGGctagtgaaaaataaagaacCCTTG ggAGCTACCATCAGAAGAGATGAGCATACAGGGGCTGTGATTGTAGCAAGGATCATGAGAGGTGGTGCAGCTGATCGCAGTG GTCTTGTCCATGTTGGAGATGAACTGAGAGAAGTCAATGGTATTGCTGTGCTTCACAAACGACCAGAAGAAATAAGTCAGATTTTG gCTCAGTCTCAGGGAtcaataacattaaaaataattccagcCGTCAAAGAAGAAGATCGTCTAAAAGACAGCAAG GTGTTTATGAGGGCCCTTTTCTGCTATAATCccaaagaagacagagccatTCCCTGCCAAGAGGCTGGTCTGCCGTTTAAGAGACGACACATCCTAGAAGTTGTAAGCCAAGATGATCCTACGTGGTGGCAAGCAAAGCGTGTTGGAGACACCAACCTCAGAGCAGGCTTGATCCCCTCAAAGCAGTTCCAAGAAAG aCGACTGACTTACAGAAGAGCTATAGGCACTCAGCAGAATCCCAAAATTGTGAAGAAGCCATTAT ATGATCAGTCTTCTGATAAAG AGGACTGTGACTGTGAAGGATATTTCAATGGACATTACATAG ctgGCTTACGCAGGAGCTTTAGATTAAGTCGTAAAGAGAAGGAGAACAACCTGAATGACACAAAGCAAGCAGATCAGGCAGATGCAGCAGAGTTCCTAACGTACGAAGAAGTCACAAAAtatcagcagcagcctggcgATCAACGGAGGCTGGTTGTTTTGATTG GTTGCTTGGGGGCCAAATTAAACGAGCTCAAGCAGAAGGTTGTGTCGGAGAACCCACAGGAGTATGGTGTTGCAGTTCCAC ATACAACCAGGTCAAAGAAAAGTCATGAGAAGGAGGGGGTAGAATACAATTTTGTCTCTAAGCAATCATTTGAGACAGATGTGCAGCAAAATAA ATTTGTGGAACATGGagaatacaaagaaaatctgtatgGCACAAGTCTTGAGGCAATCCGGTCTGTGATGGCCAAAAAGAAGGTTTGTTTGGTGGATGTGGTACCTGAA GCAGTGAAACACTTGAGGACTGCTGAATTTAAGCCTTATGTTATCTTCGTTAAGCCTCTcgttccagaaaagaaaaaaaatgtcctcaAATCTCCAGTGTCAGAAGAAATCTCAACACCCTTC GATGAAGAACAGCAGGAAATTATTAATTCAGCAGCATTCATTGAAGAGCGCTATGGCCATTTGATTGACACTATACTGGTGAAAGAAGATGTCCAGAGTGCATGTAATCAGCTTAAAACTGTGTTAGAGAAGCTAAACAAGGATTCCTTTTGGGTGCCAGTCAACTGGGTTAGGTCATAG